A single genomic interval of Bacteroides sp. harbors:
- a CDS encoding YqaE/Pmp3 family membrane protein, with translation MSFLRVLFAILFPPLAVIDQGCGSVLIVFLLTLAGWVPG, from the coding sequence ATGTCTTTCCTGAGAGTCCTTTTTGCCATTTTGTTTCCACCCCTGGCGGTGATCGATCAGGGTTGTGGTTCCGTGCTCATCGTATTCCTGCTGACCCTTGCAGGATGGGTTCCCGGA